GACTGAGTCATCTGACGTGGGTCCAGAGAGAAGTGGGTTTGATCACTGTTTATGATATCACTTACTGTAGTGGTGACATCCCTAACAAGCTTCATTAAAGAGCAGAAAACTGTGAATAAACATTTTACTTTTCAATGCTATCTAGTCTGCTAAATACACTATCAGGACCAGGGCTACTTATCATAAAAGGTTGGATAGATTTCATTCTCATTTTTGATCATTTGCATAGTCTGTTAAAACTAGATTGTACTGTCCTTGTTCCTAGTTATGCACTCATGTCATGTTTTCTTTGGAAATAAGTTCCTTTATATTTTCCATGTTCAATTACCAAAGCAAGTCACTGTGGTTGAGATGAGAGAAGAGGTCTAGACTGGAGCCTGGGAAATGGCGAGTATATGGTATGAAGAAGCACTTGAATAGAGAATGAGCATGCATTAAATGTGTATGTTCAGCCATTTTGTGAGTGGACATGTCAGCATAGCATAGTAATCTCCATAGCAGTCGGTGCTAtgtcacacatactgtatgtctactGTATTATAATCACCCCCACCCCCACAGCTGCAGGTGCCAGGATGTGTGCACTACTTCCCTCCCACACCAAGGGAGACATTTTTGTAACAGACTGTGTGAGCCACCTGTGTGTAATGAATTTATTGTGCTTTCTGCCACTCACAGTGCATTGGAAGACTTGCAGTAACCATTCAAAACAGCTCCTTATAGCAGCCATTATTAATCTATGAATACCTATAATAAATGTATTATGCATTAAACAAATGTGCCTCATAGAAAGAGCGACTTGAGTTTTGAGTCAGCTTTATGtactagtgtaaccgatgtgaaatggctagttcgttagcggtggtgcgcgctaatagcatttcaatcggtgacgtcacccgctctgagacttgaagtagggttgccccttgcgttgcaagggccgcggcttttgtggcgcgatgggtaacgatgcttcgtggggtgtcagttgttgatgtgtgcaagggtccctggttcgagccggggttggggcgaagagagggacggaacctacactgttacactagcaTGTGAAATATTTAGAGTTGGACATTCCCAACAACGGCCCATCCTTGCTATATCCTATTGTGTCACTAAACCAGGCCTGCATATGCAAGTACATCTGCAAATATGTGGTTTCTTCAATTCTTCAAAGATGTCTTTCAGAGGATTGAATGTTTTCATTGATTCAAAACACGACAACAACAGCCAGATTATCTAAAACATAATGCCTCATCTTTTattatatttaaatacacagaaaAAGTAATAATTCTCTAGGTAAAAGGTTTCCTAAATTATTTTACATTTCATACATAGGTACTATGTATCGTACTTCATACGGTATACAGTAGCCAAATGCTGTAAATATATTTAtgtagtatatacagtatgtatatagtatatcagtGAAGGCTgctggggaggacggctcataataatgtctggaacagagtaaatggaatggtatcaaccatgtggaaaccatatgtttgatgccattccattgactccattccagccattattatgaaccgtcctcacctcagcagcctccactgtagcATATGTGGTAATCTGGATAATAATAAtgacagacagtagttataaagACAAACAGGGGTTAAATATAATATGTGGTGGTgacattaaagggatagttcacccaaatcacaaaattacatattggtttccttaccctgtaagcagtatAGACAATGCATGACAACAATCCATGCTTTGGATTAGTGTTCCTGGCACTGTTTCCTGTAAtattgtaatttgggtgaactatccctttaactgaACAGTGAACAACTCCTTGGCCCTGCTGTCCCTTGTTTTATCTCCATGATGATTCTCTGGATGTCACGACTGCAAGACACACAAAAATAAGTGGGGATGATGTCTCCATTCATTTGGTTTGGTTTGGAAAACACTTTTCTCCAAACCAATTTTCTTTTTAAGGCGGAAGGAGAGCTTGCTAGATAGAGATAGTAAAGCATGCCCTGGTAGTGGGTAGAAGTTGGCCCTAATCATTGATTCAGAGTCTGATTCTGAGTTATTTAACCACCTAATTGGTTAAAGATTGGGTCATAGGgacaactgatcctagatctgtgatgAGGGGCAACTTCTACCTCAAGCATGCTACTTCTATTTCCCCATTAAAGCCAGAGAAACAGTCCAAATACCTCAGCAacctggagggaggagggagagcgcacacacacacacactgtggaaaCCCATTCCAACCGGTTAGGAGGAAACCCAACATCCCACATACTAGGCCATGGCCCTGTTTCAGTACTTCTGAAATGCATTGTTCCATCCTCTGTCCTTAGAAGTAATCACTCATCTGAAATATCATGGAAACTCTTACTTTACACTATCCAATCAAGTTGGATCAGAGATTACGTCacggaagggaggaaggaaggatgcatGTTTAAAGTATTCATACAGGGCCCATGACCTCACACGGGAGAGAATGGACTGTGCAATACACCTTACAGAGTTCTGAggtcaggctctctctctctctctttggaagTCAAAGGTCACCAACATACAAGACAATATGGAAGTAATCTTCCAAACAGAAACATAAAAGCCTCTCTGACACAATaatccaaaatatatattttacactaCAGCCCGAATGGTCAGTCGTTGAGCCTTTTTTATCAATTGTAAGCAGTAAAAATGTGTAAAGTGTGGTTGTGTTGAAACACAGCTGTCTGTAGAGAATAGGCCTGTTGTTCTGAGGGTGGAGAGACACCCTGCATCGCTGGACTGACTGGGGCAGGGGACACAGCGACATACTGTGGGGAATCATGAAGCACTCACAGCTGCACCACCCGTCTGGATGTTACAGCACAGCTGGAGTGGAGGGAGCAGCAGGAGGCAGAGCTACTGGTAGTccacaacatgcacacacacacacacacacacacacacacacacacacacacacacacacacacacacacacacacacatacacacacacacacacacacgcacgcacagacagacagagagagagcctgacgGAAACAGCTAGAGAGAGCggtgatcgagagagagagacagaagtaagggaaagagagagcgattgggatgaaaaagaaagagaatagGGAGGGGAGATGTGCAACTGAGTAAGATGTTAGCAAAGCAGAGTTGAATAACATGATTGTAGACGGACCAATATAACAGATAACCAGAATGATCAGGGAATCAGATAGCATTAGAGGCGTAAAGGGGCAGTCAGAGGACAGAAGAAGGTCGTTAAGGGAAACCTTCAGGGGCAGGGAGGGGATTGGGGGCTCCATGCGAGGACCTCCACCCTTAGTAACAGAAAAGAGGGGTGTGGCAGCCAGGCatggccccccaaaaaaatcaagCCGAGGcaggggggagggagacagggtgggGTAGCGGCAGGTAGAgtgtcacacatacacaccctcgGGGTTGAGGCTGGACACCAGCGGGTTCTGCAGGTTGCGGGGGTGTCCCAGGAACTGCTTGGCTGTGGGGCGGGGAGGCGACTCTGAGGGGAGCAGGCCCAGGTCTggtggagagaaagatggaggtttAAGGTAAGCAATCATctgagtgtatgtatgtatgtatgtatgtatgtatgtatgtatgtatgtatgtatgtatgtatgtatgtatgtatgtatgtatgtgtgtatgtgtgtgtgtgtgtgtgtgtgtgtgtgtgtgtgtgtgtgtgtgtgtgtgtgtgtgtgtctgtacctccATTCCTGTATCCTTCCTGTAGCAGGTGAGCTAGTTCTAGCTGGTCGCTGAGgtctgtgcgtgagtgtgtgtgtgtcggcaggACTCCCGCCTGCTGGATGAACTGCTGCAGGTTACACTGCCTCAACTCCTTGTTCAGCTCCTCCAACTCCTCCTGTTTCTCctagggagggacacagagagggggcCAGGACAGTCACACCTAATCCCAAATAGACCCCTACAGAGAGGGGGCCTAAACTGACACACTTAATGATCCTATAGGTATAGGTATTGGATAGGTCAAAAGTTGAGAATGGGCTTTAATGAGCAAATCTCTCTCCTCATTTCTCTCAAGGGAAAGAGGATACCTAGACAGTGACACAATTGAATGCACTCAaacaaaatgtgtcttccacatttaacccaacccctctgaatcagagatgtgcagggggctgccttaaatcaacagcacccagggagcagttgttgggggttaactgccttgctcaagggcagaacgacatatttttccAATTTGcctgctcagggattcaaaccagcaacatttcagttactggccccacGCTCTTAACCGCTCTGAAATGTACATAGGACAGTTTCAGTCATGTTTGTATTTAGATACAGAAAATGAAAGAAGTGGTGAGATGTTTTCAACATGAAAATGTTGCTATTGCAtgaatcaactcctttgttttctGGGACTACCTCACAAATATCCTAATATTGAATATCTGAAATGCTTAGTTGTAATATAAATCAATCACAAATATAGAGCTAACTGGCAGATTTGCAAGGTTACTTGGACTAGTTACATAATCATAGGAACAAACGCAGACTAACAGGCGCCGAGTTCTTTCAAAGGCTGTAATTCCTATTCTCACCACTAGAGTGCAGCAACAGCCACAGCATTCATCTCAGATGCCAGATGCTCATCATCATTAACGAACAGTCAGTCACCTGCTGCATAAAACTCCAGCTCGCCACTGCTGCCTGCAAAGGTgtaacattcatgaacatacagtTCATAAGCTTGTTGCAATCAGCAAGGTATGTTTAAGTGTATAGATGCCCATCAATTTGAATTGAACTTTGAGTTGGGTGAAAAAGAAGAGAGAAGCCACTTGTCTTGCCAACGTCAACTGTAAAGTCGCTCTCGGAACagtcgagagagagaaagggagagaggggggggtagatagagagagatgtgcTCTACACCCTGCCGGAATGGATTAGTTGTGGGAAACAATTGACACCTGCAGGCTCATCTCCATTCAGATTCAGTGTTTATAGTCACATGTACTGGGGTTGcaggtgtgtttgtattgtacaGTGAAAACCAGCAAGCTATGGCCCTGTACCAGGCAGCAAGTCGGTCCTTCCTCCTTGGAGGACCATTTATACAGGGCCAGGTAGCAGAGTGGTTaagggcgttgggccagtaaccgaaaagttcttggtttcgaatccccaagccaactaggtgaaaaactgttgatgtgcccttaagcaaggcacttaaccccaattgctcctgtaagtcgctctggataagaaatGTTGTGACTGACTAAATGAGTCAGTCATCATGACGATGTAGACCAAGTCACACTCCCACTTAGATGATCAACTGGCCTTCTAATGTAGCACAGCTGTTACTAATGGATCCCCAGAAGATGGGTTGTAATAGTCTAAGAGTGCCTATGGCCCTTTCTTAATGTGGGATGTAGCAAATGCACTCAACCCACATGAAATACATTACAATATCATTAGCTACATAATAAAATAAGGGGGGTGTATTTGCACAATCAGTGTAGCCTTCTGTTTGTTTTCTTGGATAAACTTTCCAAAACCATTCTTCTACCTTGTAAAAAGCTGTTCTTCCTACTGAAACAGAATGTACAATTCTGGGTGTATCTGACCTGAACAGTAGCCCTGATCCACAAAGTGGCTCTGTTCGAGTATCAGGTTTCATGTGGATTATGATGAGGCTTGTGTTTCCCTCCAACTGGGTAAGGCTATTATTCACCAGGCACTGAAGGCACAGcctcaccacaacaacaacattagaGCCTCACCAATATGTTTTTTGGGGTCCGATACCGTTTCTGATTTTTTTGGGGGACAAAACTTTCCGATACTGATATATCTGCCGATATACTGTTTTACAGCGGGGAAATAAAAAAATTGCCATCCAAAAGAGCAATTGTCCACTAACTATGCTACAAACGTTGTGACAATAATGACACATAAGAATGTCCACAAGTGTTCAGATAAGCATGAAATTCCCTTTTTCATCCTATTTTTTGAATATCGGTTATTGTGGAGTTATCAGCCGATACCGATATAGCATTAAAAGGCCAATACCGGCCGACAATATCAGTGAACCGATATATCAGTCCGGCTCTAAACAACATTACCGTCTCCAACTGTAAGCAAACTCTGACAGACCTGCTTGTGGCCAAGTCAAGCCAAGAAAATGCACTTGTGCAAatgaacagtggtggaaaaagtacccaattgtcatacttgagtaaaagtaaagataccttaatagaaaatgactcaagcaaaagtgaaagtcacccagtaagatactacttgagtaaaggtctaaaagtatttggttttaaatatacttaagtatcaaaagtaaatataaaagTATGAATTGAAAATTTCTTATAttcagcaaaccagacagcacaattttctgGTTTAaaaaatgtacggatagccaaATTTACAgatagcacactccaacactcaatttacaaatgaagcatttgtgtttaatgagtctgcaagatcagaggcagtagggatgaccagggatgttctcttgataagtgtgtgaattggaccattttctgtcctgctaagcattcaaaatgtaatgtgaAAGTGTATGGATaaaaattacattattttctttaggaatgtagtgaagtaaaagtaaaagttctcaaaaatataaatagtcaagtagagtacagataccccaaaaaaacacTTAAGTAGCACTTTAaactatttttacttaagtactttacaccactgcaattGAATAATGATCTTTATTCTGTTTTGATCTTTTTCTCCATTTAAGATACAAGAATATAAGGAAGTAGAGGTACTGTCAATGTCATACGAATGAGAGTACAGATTCATATATGGGAGAGTATATCCAATCGGTCCAGATGAGAACTAGGCTGTCACAGCCAATCATACCAGTCAAGCAAGTTCAGTCAGACACCCAACAGGGGTCACATTACAATTCATAGCAAACATTCTTCCAATTAGATACAAGTTGGATTTAAGTACAAAACATTGTTTAATTTTGAGCAAGTTTTTTTCccaataaatatactgtagattTCCCCATCACCATTGGAATCAGAGATCATATTTACTTGTTGTTGAGTGTCATTGCACTGataagtgtatatgtgtgtgtttgctgcaGTGTGCTGGCAAGAGGGTGGGAGCTTAGGGTAGctacaccagtggttcccaaacatttTTGATAAAGCTTTTCAAATGTTCTTGTGATCCACCAGATCACAATGTAAAAGATCACTGCAGACCACCTTTAATTGACTGATGTCATTGATTGGCTCACTTGGTTTCCCAGGTTTGAATCAGTTTGTCCCACACCATTGACCCCCCATTTGGGAACCACTGAGCTTCAACCATTGAGCTTCTTGTGGGTACTGGGTAGGTGTGTgggtgaaggagagagcgagCTACACCCCTCTCTCCAGGGCCCTGCCCTCTCTCCTTACCTGCAGCAGTGATTCGGCCTTCCCCAGAGCCTTGTCCGTCTCTGATAACGCCCCCTCCAGCTCCTCGCTGTGCCTCCCCTGGCTCTGTAGCTCCGCCCTCATAGCCCCTAGGGACTCCTCACTTCCTGCCTGATTGGCCCTCCCTGGCTGGGCGACGCCCCCTAGGCTCTCCCGTTGGATCTGCTGCTCAAGCTGGGCGGAGCGAGACGAGAAGTCGTGGAGTCGCCGGCCGCAGTCGTCCATCTTGGAATGGAGCTCCCCcagcctcctcctcatccccctctctctctccacctccgccTGCAGCTCTTCCTCCCAGAACGTCTCGTGGGCCAACTCGGCCTGGTTCCTCCTGGCTGCCTGCTCCAGAGCTTCCATCTCCTCCGGGAGACGTGCCTCTGGAACAGCGGAGGGGGCCGGGGAGGCCCTGTTCCAGGACCGAGAGTCTCTCTCCATGGCTTCCAGCTGGGCCTCAATGGCCCTCAGCCTCTCCTGCTGCTGAAGAACCTGCCGGAAAACCTCCTCTTTGGACGGACCcactggaggggagggagagggagagtggggggagggagaaggggagtggGAGTGTGGGGATGGAGCATGgtggggagggatggggctgggtgaGGCCCTCTGTTCGGGGGAGTCGCGGGGAGACTTTCTGATGAGCTGCTTGGCTTTGGTTCTGGGGGAGGTGGAGGGCCCCAGGTTGAAGGTGAGGGACTTCTTGGGCTGGTTGTGTTTGAGGGGCTCTGGGTCGGGGTGTTTgggcaggggaagaggggtgatCCGGTCCTGGCtggagccagagccagagccagaccCTGGTCCATCACTGCTACTGGGGCCGGTGCGGCGCAGGAAGAACTGGACATCGTTGCTGTGCTGGCCCAGCTTGGCCAGGGACTCCAGGGGCTTCTCATTGGCTAACAGTTGCCTCTCTGAGTCCCTCAGTCTCTGGATTAGCACGTAGCGACCCGTCTGACCTGTGGCAGGAAGAGAGCGGGAAAGAGatcgggagagagagggagagacagatagccACAAATCACCACACATACCAGACATCACCACACAAATACACAGTAAGTGGGCATCATGTTGACACCCAAAGTTCCA
The Salmo salar chromosome ssa16, Ssal_v3.1, whole genome shotgun sequence DNA segment above includes these coding regions:
- the LOC106573359 gene encoding ras association domain-containing protein 8; translated protein: MELKVWVDGVVRVVCGLSEETSCQDVVIALAQAIGQTGRYVLIQRLRDSERQLLANEKPLESLAKLGQHSNDVQFFLRRTGPSSSDGPGSGSGSGSSQDRITPLPLPKHPDPEPLKHNQPKKSLTFNLGPSTSPRTKAKQLIRKSPRDSPEQRASPSPIPPHHAPSPHSHSPSPSPHSPSPSPPVGPSKEEVFRQVLQQQERLRAIEAQLEAMERDSRSWNRASPAPSAVPEARLPEEMEALEQAARRNQAELAHETFWEEELQAEVERERGMRRRLGELHSKMDDCGRRLHDFSSRSAQLEQQIQRESLGGVAQPGRANQAGSEESLGAMRAELQSQGRHSEELEGALSETDKALGKAESLLQEKQEELEELNKELRQCNLQQFIQQAGVLPTHTHSRTDLSDQLELAHLLQEGYRNGDLGLLPSESPPRPTAKQFLGHPRNLQNPLVSSLNPEVVTSRESSWR